In Algihabitans albus, the following are encoded in one genomic region:
- a CDS encoding TRAP transporter large permease, translating to MTTLVAVIFLLVLIASGVHIAIALGVVAAGLLSFNLGIPVVLISQMAWDSIDKYALVAIPFFIFAGNLMSRGDLALIILELVGSVLRWFRGGVALALATSSVFFAAVNGSSVACAVALGPAAVKLLPREGYSRQFTASVVAVCGTLGLMIPPSLTFILIGSIVGLPITDLFIAGLVPGLIEAVMLAITTIVISRLRGYGNALQPPDWRQFRARLPRASGAIMMPVLIIGTIYMGWFTPTEVSALAAIYAVVLVLLVYRTVGLKDVWFTARDSMLQTVMIYGVLIGSGLLTAVLTRLGLANELISLLQDYQVEPWQFLLVVNLLMIVVGMFLDGVSMIVLLSPILFPMAQSVGIDPIHFAVIMTALVELATLTPPIGLNLFVMSRITGLDIGVMARGVLPFYATQLLFLALVNAIPFLSLMLVR from the coding sequence ATGACCACCCTCGTTGCCGTCATTTTCCTGCTCGTGCTGATTGCCAGCGGTGTGCATATCGCAATCGCACTGGGCGTCGTCGCGGCCGGGCTGCTCAGTTTCAACCTCGGTATTCCCGTCGTGCTGATTTCCCAGATGGCGTGGGACTCGATCGACAAGTACGCGTTGGTGGCCATTCCTTTCTTCATCTTCGCCGGCAACCTGATGTCGCGCGGGGATCTTGCGCTGATTATCCTGGAGCTGGTCGGCAGCGTGCTACGCTGGTTTCGTGGCGGAGTGGCCTTGGCGTTGGCGACGTCCAGCGTCTTCTTTGCAGCGGTGAACGGCTCTTCGGTCGCTTGTGCCGTGGCGCTCGGGCCGGCTGCCGTCAAGCTTCTGCCGCGAGAGGGGTACAGCCGGCAGTTCACCGCCTCGGTGGTGGCCGTCTGCGGCACGCTGGGCTTGATGATTCCGCCGTCGCTAACCTTCATCCTGATCGGATCGATCGTTGGTCTTCCAATCACCGATTTGTTTATCGCAGGCCTCGTGCCTGGCTTGATCGAGGCGGTGATGCTGGCGATCACGACCATCGTGATCAGTCGCTTGCGGGGCTATGGCAATGCTCTGCAGCCGCCGGACTGGCGCCAATTCCGGGCTCGGCTCCCGCGTGCGTCGGGCGCGATCATGATGCCTGTCCTGATTATCGGGACGATTTATATGGGCTGGTTCACGCCCACAGAAGTGTCTGCGCTCGCAGCGATCTATGCGGTGGTGCTGGTGTTGCTGGTCTACCGCACCGTCGGCCTCAAGGATGTCTGGTTCACCGCCCGGGACTCGATGCTGCAGACGGTTATGATCTACGGAGTCCTGATCGGATCGGGTTTGCTGACGGCGGTTCTGACCCGCTTGGGACTGGCTAACGAGCTGATCTCTCTGCTGCAGGACTACCAGGTGGAACCCTGGCAGTTCCTTCTGGTCGTGAATCTCCTGATGATCGTGGTCGGTATGTTTCTAGACGGGGTATCGATGATCGTCTTGCTGAGCCCGATCCTTTTTCCGATGGCTCAGTCCGTCGGAATTGATCCAATACACTTCGCGGTCATCATGACCGCGCTGGTAGAGTTGGCGACCTTGACTCCGCCGATTGGGCTCAACCTGTTCGTCATGAGCCGGATCACCGGGTTGGATATCGGTGTGATGGCGCGTGGTGTTCTGCCTTTCTATGCGACCCAGTTGCTGTTCCTGGCGCTGGTCAATGCGATTCCCTTTCTCTCGTTGATGCTTGTGCGTTGA
- a CDS encoding CaiB/BaiF CoA transferase family protein, protein MLPLDGMKVVAVEQYGAGPFGTMLLADLGADVIKIENPLDAGDVGRQVGPFYFSEGDSHFYQAFNRNKRSMTLNLKHPEGRRIFHALVQEADAVLDNLRGDLPEKLGITYEALKDVNPKIVCAHLSAYGRDGPRKTWPGYDYLMQAEAGYLRLTGEPNGPPARMGLSIVDMMAGLMAAFGLASGVIGARARGVGMDVDTSLFDTALHNQTYLATWYLNGGYVQGRETRSAHPSLTPSQLYKTKDGWIFLMCNKEKFWPILAAKLGRPEWAEDPRFNSFENRLTHRDLLTELLDGILSEQTTEAWMERLGGSIPASPVYDVAQALDSSFVRDRGNLASFTRDEGAPVEMLASPLRISGQDLPTRAAPTLGSDTAELLGGLGFDAERIAELRRDGVV, encoded by the coding sequence ATGCTTCCTCTCGATGGTATGAAAGTCGTCGCAGTCGAGCAGTACGGCGCCGGTCCTTTCGGTACGATGCTGCTGGCCGATCTCGGCGCCGACGTCATCAAGATCGAGAATCCCTTGGATGCCGGTGATGTCGGGCGTCAGGTCGGCCCCTTCTACTTCTCCGAAGGCGACAGCCACTTCTATCAGGCTTTCAATCGAAATAAGCGCAGCATGACGCTGAATCTGAAGCACCCTGAAGGTCGGCGCATATTCCACGCCCTCGTCCAGGAGGCGGACGCCGTGCTCGACAATCTGCGCGGCGATCTGCCGGAGAAGCTCGGCATCACCTACGAGGCGCTGAAAGATGTCAATCCAAAGATCGTTTGCGCTCACCTCTCCGCCTACGGACGGGACGGACCGCGCAAGACCTGGCCGGGCTACGACTATCTGATGCAAGCCGAGGCCGGTTACCTCCGTTTGACGGGCGAACCGAACGGTCCTCCCGCTCGTATGGGCTTGTCGATCGTCGACATGATGGCCGGCTTGATGGCGGCCTTCGGCTTGGCCTCCGGGGTGATCGGGGCGCGGGCGCGCGGGGTCGGCATGGACGTCGACACCTCTCTGTTCGACACGGCCCTGCATAACCAGACCTACTTGGCGACCTGGTATCTCAACGGCGGCTACGTGCAAGGACGTGAGACACGTTCGGCACACCCCTCGTTGACACCGTCGCAGCTCTACAAAACGAAAGACGGCTGGATCTTCCTCATGTGCAACAAGGAGAAGTTCTGGCCGATTCTGGCTGCGAAGCTCGGTCGCCCGGAGTGGGCGGAAGACCCGCGTTTCAATAGCTTCGAGAACCGGCTGACGCACCGCGATCTTCTGACCGAACTGTTGGACGGCATCCTGAGCGAGCAGACGACCGAAGCGTGGATGGAGCGTTTGGGCGGCAGCATTCCAGCGTCGCCGGTCTATGATGTCGCTCAGGCCTTGGACAGTTCCTTCGTGCGCGACAGGGGAAATCTCGCGAGTTTTACCCGTGACGAAGGTGCGCCGGTGGAGATGCTTGCCAGCCCCTTGCGCATTTCCGGACAGGATCTACCGACGCGCGCCGCTCCGACACTGGGTTCGGACACCGCCGAACTGCTCGGAGGTTTGGGCTTCGATGCAGAGCGGATTGCCGAGTTGCGCCGCGACGGCGTTGTGTAG
- a CDS encoding mannose-1-phosphate guanylyltransferase/mannose-6-phosphate isomerase gives MIYPVILSGGSGTRLWPLSREAFPKQLLPLFSERSLLQDTVERLRDPTLFAAPLLIANHEHRFLIAEQLRSIGVEPAAIVLEPFGRNTAPAAALAALLLERRDPDAVMALFPADHAIPDVAALRRALEAATPAAEEGRLITFGVQPTLPETGYGYIRVGDALAGLSGVREVVRFVEKPDGATAAQYLESGDYLWNSGIFMMRTTVFLEELRRLQPAVIEAAQAALTAAHSDFDFLRVDGEAFAQSPSLSIDYAVMEHTSRAAVVPMNCGWSDVGAWQALWQLEEKDADANVSKGPVRLSTTRESYFRSEDGRLLVGIGVENLIVVATKDATLVTTRDCASQVGKLVQDLKAEGYSETTLPPVVYRPWGTYEDLAEDDRFRVKRIVVKPGASLSLQYHHHRSEHWVVVEGEAEVECDDTRLTVRPNESVYIPTGARHRLKNAQSDPLVLIEVQCGDYVGEDDIVRLEDNYGRTEEIEPRADEPVSTREDS, from the coding sequence ATGATTTATCCCGTTATTCTGTCAGGCGGATCCGGGACCCGCCTCTGGCCCCTCTCACGAGAGGCCTTTCCAAAACAGCTTCTTCCGTTGTTTAGCGAGCGGTCTTTACTGCAGGACACAGTGGAACGCCTGCGCGACCCGACGCTCTTTGCCGCACCGTTGCTGATCGCAAACCACGAACATCGCTTCTTGATCGCCGAGCAGCTTCGCTCGATCGGTGTCGAGCCGGCGGCGATCGTCCTCGAGCCTTTTGGACGCAACACGGCACCGGCCGCGGCCCTGGCGGCGCTACTGCTCGAGCGCAGGGATCCGGACGCGGTGATGGCTTTGTTCCCTGCCGATCATGCTATTCCCGACGTAGCCGCCTTGCGGCGCGCGCTCGAAGCGGCAACTCCGGCGGCCGAGGAGGGCCGGCTAATCACCTTTGGTGTACAGCCGACTCTGCCGGAGACCGGCTACGGCTACATCCGTGTCGGCGATGCCTTGGCCGGGCTGAGCGGGGTGCGTGAGGTCGTGCGCTTCGTGGAAAAGCCGGATGGCGCAACAGCGGCGCAATATCTGGAGTCGGGCGACTACCTTTGGAACAGTGGCATCTTCATGATGCGAACGACTGTGTTCCTGGAGGAACTGAGGCGGCTCCAGCCAGCCGTGATAGAGGCAGCCCAAGCAGCCTTGACAGCAGCGCATAGCGATTTCGACTTTCTGCGTGTCGATGGGGAGGCCTTTGCACAGTCGCCTTCTCTTTCGATCGACTATGCAGTGATGGAACACACCAGCCGTGCCGCCGTCGTTCCCATGAACTGCGGCTGGAGCGACGTAGGCGCCTGGCAAGCACTTTGGCAGTTGGAAGAGAAGGACGCCGATGCCAATGTCAGCAAGGGGCCCGTGCGCCTGAGCACCACACGCGAGAGTTACTTCCGCAGCGAGGACGGCCGCCTGCTTGTCGGCATCGGTGTCGAGAACTTAATCGTGGTGGCGACGAAGGATGCCACGCTCGTCACCACACGAGATTGCGCGTCGCAGGTGGGCAAGCTGGTGCAAGATCTGAAAGCCGAGGGGTATAGCGAGACAACACTGCCACCCGTCGTCTATCGGCCTTGGGGCACCTATGAAGACCTCGCCGAAGACGACCGCTTTCGGGTAAAACGGATCGTCGTGAAACCAGGCGCGAGTCTATCGCTGCAGTATCATCACCACCGCTCCGAACACTGGGTCGTGGTCGAGGGCGAAGCGGAGGTCGAATGTGACGACACCCGCCTGACGGTGCGACCGAACGAATCCGTCTATATTCCGACGGGAGCCCGGCACCGGCTGAAGAACGCCCAATCCGATCCGCTGGTGTTGATCGAGGTGCAATGTGGCGACTACGTCGGCGAAGACGATATCGTGCGTCTGGAAGACAACTACGGCCGCACGGAGGAGATTGAGCCGCGAGCCGACGAGCCGGTGTCTACCCGAGAGGATTCGTAA
- a CDS encoding glycosyltransferase, with amino-acid sequence MISFCLSADAMALQVRRHARWISSVRGNLPRNYRFDYGPPGVALAIAHLTSLRLSDRVVAMTEPMAAQIARYTGRNSKVIGNFVDEAPLEAFRRSPDPQAPYTFAFLGNLSLRKQPHVLLDAVRRLVAQGVKLQVDVMGEGPMLAALTETVQKNDLEKQVTLHGHVMCPYRLLARADALVLPSLSEGMSRAVLEAMQLGVPAVLRDVDGNRALVHEGRNGLLFARDADLPSAMLEAAELRRKQAACGSLLPQEFRQGPCAQAFLDLVEAE; translated from the coding sequence ATGATCTCCTTCTGCCTCTCGGCTGACGCCATGGCCCTACAGGTCCGCCGACACGCTCGCTGGATCTCAAGCGTGCGGGGTAATCTGCCACGCAACTATCGCTTCGACTACGGTCCGCCGGGTGTGGCCCTTGCGATCGCTCACCTGACCTCATTGCGCCTGTCCGACCGAGTGGTCGCCATGACTGAGCCCATGGCTGCGCAAATCGCTCGCTACACCGGCCGCAATTCCAAGGTGATTGGTAATTTTGTCGATGAGGCACCGCTTGAGGCCTTCCGCCGAAGTCCCGATCCGCAGGCGCCCTACACCTTCGCTTTTCTCGGTAACTTAAGTCTTCGCAAGCAGCCGCACGTGCTGCTCGATGCCGTTCGGCGGTTGGTCGCCCAGGGTGTCAAGCTGCAGGTAGATGTCATGGGCGAGGGTCCGATGCTAGCGGCGTTGACAGAGACAGTGCAAAAAAACGACCTGGAGAAGCAGGTGACTCTCCATGGTCACGTCATGTGCCCCTACAGACTGTTGGCTCGAGCTGACGCCCTGGTTCTCCCGTCGCTATCAGAGGGCATGAGCCGCGCGGTGCTTGAGGCAATGCAGCTTGGCGTGCCGGCGGTCTTGCGCGACGTGGATGGCAATCGCGCACTGGTGCATGAAGGTCGAAACGGTTTGCTCTTTGCACGGGATGCCGACCTGCCATCCGCCATGCTGGAGGCCGCAGAGTTGCGCCGCAAACAGGCGGCCTGTGGCAGCTTGTTGCCGCAGGAGTTTCGACAGGGCCCTTGTGCCCAGGCTTTTCTCGACTTGGTGGAAGCAGAGTGA
- a CDS encoding class I SAM-dependent methyltransferase gives MTDFDTYFAYLTRRSRLGQLYRRYWLYPRLSRELQGEVLDIGCGIGDFLVFRPGTIGVDINPKLVAYCQELGLDAREMPLDRLPFPDASFDGAVLDNVLEHLAEPRPLLTEAYRVLRPGGALLVGVPGGLGYTADPDHKIFYDQSRLVETLSSGGFGKRRLFYMPFRSALLDRRMPQYCIYGVFERLDIPT, from the coding sequence GTGACCGATTTTGACACCTACTTCGCCTACCTCACCCGGCGCTCGCGCCTGGGACAGCTTTACCGCCGCTACTGGCTCTATCCGCGCCTTTCGCGCGAACTACAGGGCGAAGTGTTGGACATTGGCTGCGGTATCGGCGACTTCTTGGTCTTCCGGCCTGGCACGATCGGCGTCGACATCAATCCGAAGCTCGTTGCCTACTGTCAGGAGCTTGGCCTTGACGCGCGCGAGATGCCTCTTGACCGCTTGCCCTTCCCGGATGCCAGCTTCGACGGAGCTGTGCTGGACAACGTGCTGGAGCACCTAGCCGAGCCACGGCCGCTTCTGACGGAGGCGTACAGAGTTCTGCGGCCAGGCGGCGCCCTATTGGTCGGTGTGCCCGGCGGGCTCGGCTATACGGCGGACCCCGATCACAAGATATTCTATGATCAATCCAGGCTCGTTGAGACCCTCTCATCGGGAGGCTTTGGGAAGCGTCGATTGTTCTACATGCCGTTCAGGTCGGCTCTGTTGGACCGCCGAATGCCGCAGTACTGCATATATGGTGTCTTTGAACGGTTAGATATTCCGACGTAG
- a CDS encoding TRAP transporter small permease, translating to MSRSDPVGSPQEADEVGRMAEEAELLLTPPEVRVLPRVWVFFEENILLNLATAFMAGAMVVMFYEATSRSLLSESHWWAEELVRILVVWSVLLTLGTASRKHHFIRMDLLVRRLSSRWQRAAGFLNALVGLGFSTLLIVAGLREVQHLHFTGMLTDSNLYLPLWLVRLAMPVGGMLYALYFLGNLYALLRGHDPNQEIIT from the coding sequence GTGTCGCGCAGTGATCCGGTCGGGAGTCCGCAGGAGGCAGACGAAGTCGGCCGTATGGCCGAGGAGGCCGAGCTGCTGCTGACGCCACCGGAAGTGCGGGTCCTACCGCGCGTCTGGGTGTTCTTTGAAGAAAACATCCTGCTGAACCTGGCGACGGCCTTCATGGCAGGCGCCATGGTCGTGATGTTCTATGAGGCGACGAGTCGATCTCTGCTGTCCGAAAGCCACTGGTGGGCGGAAGAGCTGGTGCGCATTCTGGTGGTCTGGAGTGTGCTCTTGACGTTGGGGACGGCCAGCCGAAAGCATCACTTCATTCGCATGGATCTTCTCGTGCGCAGGCTGTCGAGCCGCTGGCAGCGTGCTGCCGGTTTCCTCAACGCCCTTGTCGGTCTGGGTTTCTCAACTCTGCTGATCGTCGCGGGTCTGCGCGAGGTCCAGCACCTGCACTTCACCGGCATGTTGACGGACTCGAATCTCTATCTGCCGCTCTGGCTGGTTCGATTGGCCATGCCGGTCGGCGGCATGCTCTACGCGCTCTACTTCCTCGGCAATCTCTACGCGCTGCTGCGGGGGCACGATCCGAATCAAGAGATCATTACCTAA
- a CDS encoding amidase, giving the protein MTLTAAGQALRDRRISAEELTANCLDAVAAEQGRLNAFISVETEAALATARACDAELQAGRPLGPLHGLPLAHKDMFYRAGRRCTCGSLIRRHFVPGTSSSLVARLEAAGAVTLGGLHMAEFAMGPTGHNAHYGSCRNPWNPDYISGGSSSGSGAAVAARLVFGALGSDTGGSVRLPAAICGTVGLKPTQGLLDRHGMMPLSDSLDCPGVLARSSEDLALLMDVLLDTSRHVEALSRRSLEGLTIGLPAQFYFDDLVPEVGQALEAARRELERLGARVRSVDLPDHGTLGDLANLVFTPEAAALHLTWLTERPEDYGDQVRARLLQGLTVSAVHHLQAKQLRSLFTRALLEGAFASCDLMLAPVLRTLVPTAVETDVAADARMTEVVAGISVLTRPLSYLGFPGLVTPVGFDSKGLPIAMQLIGRPRDEATLLRVADVYERANDWLSAIPPAAVATRQDGGSQRVAQ; this is encoded by the coding sequence ATGACCCTGACAGCGGCGGGTCAGGCGCTGCGCGACCGCAGGATCTCTGCCGAGGAGTTGACGGCGAACTGTCTCGATGCTGTGGCTGCCGAGCAGGGACGGCTCAATGCTTTCATTTCCGTCGAGACCGAAGCGGCCTTGGCGACGGCGCGGGCTTGCGACGCCGAACTACAGGCAGGGCGTCCGCTCGGCCCACTGCATGGCCTCCCGCTCGCGCACAAGGATATGTTCTACCGAGCAGGCCGTCGCTGTACCTGCGGGTCGCTGATTCGTCGGCACTTCGTTCCCGGCACCAGTTCCAGTCTGGTCGCGCGCCTCGAAGCGGCTGGTGCGGTGACGCTCGGCGGGTTGCACATGGCGGAGTTCGCGATGGGTCCGACCGGTCACAACGCCCACTACGGCTCTTGCCGGAACCCCTGGAATCCCGACTACATCAGTGGCGGTTCCTCCAGCGGCTCGGGCGCAGCCGTCGCCGCGCGTCTGGTGTTCGGTGCTCTCGGGTCGGACACCGGTGGATCGGTGCGACTGCCGGCCGCTATCTGCGGAACCGTCGGTTTGAAACCGACCCAGGGCTTGCTCGATCGCCATGGGATGATGCCGCTCTCGGACAGCCTCGACTGTCCCGGAGTGCTCGCCCGCTCATCCGAAGATCTCGCGCTGCTGATGGATGTCCTGCTCGATACGTCCCGGCATGTTGAGGCTCTCTCGCGACGCAGCCTCGAGGGCCTGACGATTGGCCTTCCCGCGCAATTCTATTTCGACGACTTGGTTCCGGAGGTCGGGCAGGCGTTGGAGGCGGCACGCCGCGAGTTGGAGCGTCTGGGTGCCCGGGTCCGGTCTGTCGATTTACCCGACCACGGTACTCTCGGCGATCTCGCCAATCTGGTGTTCACGCCGGAGGCCGCCGCACTGCACCTGACGTGGCTGACGGAGCGGCCCGAGGATTACGGGGATCAAGTGCGGGCGCGCCTGTTACAGGGACTGACGGTCTCGGCGGTTCACCATCTACAAGCCAAGCAGTTACGCAGCCTCTTCACGCGCGCGCTGCTGGAAGGCGCTTTCGCCTCCTGCGATCTGATGCTGGCACCTGTGCTACGGACCTTGGTGCCGACGGCGGTTGAGACCGACGTGGCGGCCGATGCGCGCATGACCGAGGTGGTGGCCGGCATCTCCGTTCTTACGCGGCCGCTGTCCTACCTGGGGTTTCCCGGTCTCGTGACACCTGTCGGTTTCGATAGCAAGGGCTTGCCAATTGCCATGCAGCTGATCGGTCGGCCGCGCGACGAAGCGACTCTGCTGCGTGTGGCGGACGTCTACGAGCGAGCGAACGACTGGCTTTCCGCGATACCACCTGCAGCCGTTGCCACCCGGCAAGATGGAGGATCGCAGCGTGTCGCGCAGTGA
- a CDS encoding GntR family transcriptional regulator, producing MTETRDLPTEERDRPRYKEVISALLEDILQQRYATGERLPTEIELCERFGVSRHTVREALRRLQDMGYVKRRQGMGTVLVSQQGAGQFVNSISHLEQLLQYASSTRLEILSIDRILLQSEQAQRLHCRSGSEWFRVNALRRATPGSEAGSEPVCYSEIYVDPDYGDILDQIGAEPRAVYAMIEQRYDVRIKEVKQEIAASTADLNVASRLMVPLHAAVLVITRRYFSEQGRLVEMSVNTHPSDRFRYEMTLQRNHL from the coding sequence ATGACCGAAACACGCGACCTGCCAACCGAAGAGCGCGACCGGCCCCGCTACAAGGAGGTCATCTCGGCGCTGCTGGAGGATATCCTGCAGCAGCGCTATGCCACAGGCGAACGCCTACCCACCGAAATCGAGCTCTGCGAGCGTTTTGGCGTGAGCCGCCATACGGTTCGCGAGGCGCTGCGCCGACTGCAGGATATGGGGTATGTGAAGCGGCGCCAGGGCATGGGAACGGTGTTGGTTTCCCAGCAGGGGGCCGGCCAGTTCGTCAATTCGATCAGTCATCTGGAGCAGTTGCTGCAGTACGCCAGCTCGACTCGGCTGGAGATTCTGTCAATCGACCGCATTCTGCTGCAGTCCGAGCAGGCTCAGCGCCTGCACTGCCGGTCCGGTAGCGAGTGGTTCCGTGTCAACGCCTTACGCCGTGCGACGCCAGGCAGTGAGGCGGGATCTGAGCCCGTTTGCTATTCCGAAATCTATGTCGACCCGGACTACGGGGATATTCTCGATCAGATCGGTGCGGAGCCGCGCGCCGTCTATGCGATGATCGAACAGCGCTACGACGTCAGAATCAAGGAAGTGAAGCAAGAGATCGCCGCTTCGACCGCCGATCTCAACGTCGCGTCGCGGCTGATGGTACCGCTGCACGCTGCCGTTCTGGTGATTACCAGACGGTACTTCAGCGAGCAGGGACGGCTGGTCGAAATGTCGGTCAACACCCATCCAAGCGACCGCTTCCGCTATGAGATGACACTCCAGCGGAACCACTTGTAG